The following coding sequences are from one Gimesia sp. window:
- a CDS encoding PSD1 and planctomycete cytochrome C domain-containing protein: protein MKFGLLTFTASLFLLSSSLLPPAMLSANEKSEKAAAVDFQKQIRPLFQAKCFSCHGSEVQEGGFRLDLKSRALEGGDSGIAIKPGHSHESELYHRLAGTGDGDKMPPEGEGTPLTKEELALVETWIQQGAVWPEVAGQNKTPGSDHWSFQPIKDVQPPEVKQSDWVKNGIDAFILRKLEQENVTPAPEADRSTLIRRAYLDLTGLPPSVEEWKRWSSEPSPQWYENMVDQLLDSPHYGERWARHWLDLARYADSDGYEKDSKRPHAWRWRTWVINALNDDMPFDQFSIEQIAGDLLPNPDTRQLVATGFHRNTLINREGGTDPEEDRVKRTVDRTNTLGSVWLGVTVECAQCHTHKYDPLTQREYYRLYAFFNSLTEPDIGAPLPEEQAAFEKANQVYLKAHAPLVKAVQEYEQHKLVGSMEKWEQQIPDQNPVWNILQPESLQAKQNTTLSVLPDRSILASGENPGRAEIYTLTFKTNLQDINGIRLEALPDPSLPRQGPGRSPTGDFELTMLTLKAAPLNSPDKAKEIDLEKSQASFEMAGYKVDRVINNSPHTGWSISPQQGKKQIATFETKESFGDEKGMLLTVTLQQSTTRKLYHNLGRFRLSLTTGKKPLPLTGMTDLIAETLNTPTDQRTEVQKQELREYYRTIDPELKKLKDQELAHRKKAPQDPSETTKAQVVDHLKTPRKTRLLVRGDFLNPADEVQPNTPAVLPPVQSENPSRLDLARWLFNPQHPLTARVTVNRIWSRYFGRGIVPTINDFGTQGEAPSHPELLDWLATQFREQNWSLKQLHRLIVTSATYRQSSEKRPELAERDPYNAWLSHQNRLRVEAEIIRDEALSVSGLLKHKIGGRSVNPPQPEGIASLGYANSVKWPTSKGDDRYRRGLYTFFQRTVPYPMLMTFDSPDSNLSCTRRERSNTPLQALTIWNDPVFFECSQALGPRIVSETQGKNSSLEQRIQHAFELCLTREPAESEVEIIKQLYQEQTRLLKSDPKLVSELTSKQTIPAGSTPQEVAAWIIIGRVLLNLDEFVTRS from the coding sequence ATGAAATTCGGTCTACTCACATTTACCGCTTCTCTGTTTCTGCTCTCCTCGTCGCTGCTTCCGCCTGCGATGCTCTCTGCGAATGAAAAATCAGAGAAGGCAGCGGCAGTTGATTTCCAGAAACAGATCCGTCCACTCTTCCAGGCCAAATGCTTTTCCTGCCATGGAAGTGAAGTTCAGGAGGGGGGATTCCGCCTCGATCTGAAAAGCCGCGCCCTGGAAGGGGGCGACAGCGGAATCGCCATTAAACCGGGACACAGTCACGAAAGCGAACTCTATCATCGCCTCGCCGGAACCGGGGATGGAGATAAAATGCCCCCCGAAGGTGAAGGCACCCCACTGACGAAAGAGGAACTGGCTCTGGTAGAAACCTGGATCCAACAGGGCGCCGTCTGGCCTGAAGTCGCGGGACAGAACAAGACGCCCGGATCCGACCACTGGTCCTTCCAGCCGATCAAAGACGTACAGCCTCCCGAGGTCAAGCAGTCAGACTGGGTCAAAAACGGTATCGATGCCTTTATCCTGCGAAAGCTGGAACAGGAAAATGTAACGCCTGCCCCCGAGGCAGATCGCAGCACACTCATTCGCCGCGCGTATCTGGATCTCACCGGTCTCCCCCCTTCCGTGGAAGAGTGGAAACGCTGGAGTTCCGAACCGAGTCCGCAGTGGTATGAAAACATGGTCGATCAACTGCTGGATTCACCGCATTACGGAGAACGCTGGGCCCGGCACTGGCTGGACCTGGCTCGGTATGCAGACAGTGACGGCTATGAAAAAGACAGCAAGCGTCCGCATGCATGGCGCTGGCGTACGTGGGTCATCAACGCACTCAATGATGACATGCCGTTCGATCAGTTCTCCATTGAACAGATTGCCGGCGATCTGCTGCCGAATCCGGACACGCGGCAACTGGTGGCAACCGGCTTTCATCGTAACACGCTGATTAACCGCGAAGGGGGTACTGACCCGGAAGAGGATCGCGTCAAACGCACCGTGGACCGAACCAACACCCTGGGCTCTGTCTGGCTGGGCGTGACCGTGGAATGTGCGCAGTGTCACACGCATAAATACGATCCGCTCACACAACGGGAATATTATCGACTGTATGCATTTTTCAATTCGCTTACTGAGCCGGACATCGGCGCACCACTTCCTGAAGAACAGGCGGCGTTTGAGAAAGCGAACCAGGTCTACCTCAAAGCACATGCGCCGCTGGTCAAAGCAGTCCAGGAATACGAACAGCATAAACTGGTCGGCTCGATGGAAAAGTGGGAACAGCAGATACCGGATCAGAATCCGGTCTGGAACATCCTGCAACCCGAATCACTCCAGGCAAAACAGAACACCACCCTCAGCGTACTGCCGGATCGTTCTATTCTGGCATCCGGCGAAAACCCCGGACGGGCAGAAATTTACACGCTGACCTTTAAGACAAATCTGCAGGACATCAACGGTATTCGACTGGAAGCCCTGCCCGATCCGAGTCTGCCTCGCCAGGGACCGGGACGCAGTCCGACTGGTGATTTTGAACTGACAATGCTGACACTGAAAGCAGCACCGTTAAATTCGCCCGATAAAGCGAAGGAAATCGATCTGGAGAAATCTCAAGCCAGCTTCGAGATGGCGGGTTATAAAGTCGACCGCGTGATTAACAACAGCCCGCACACAGGCTGGTCAATCAGTCCTCAACAGGGGAAAAAACAGATCGCCACCTTTGAAACCAAGGAGAGCTTTGGTGATGAAAAAGGGATGTTGCTCACCGTCACGCTGCAGCAGTCGACTACCCGCAAACTGTATCACAACCTGGGCCGGTTCCGTTTGTCGCTGACCACCGGCAAAAAGCCGCTGCCACTGACCGGGATGACGGATCTGATCGCCGAGACACTCAATACGCCCACCGATCAGCGGACCGAGGTCCAGAAACAGGAACTACGCGAATACTATCGCACGATCGATCCCGAGCTGAAGAAACTGAAAGACCAGGAACTGGCGCACAGGAAAAAGGCACCCCAGGATCCATCCGAGACGACGAAAGCCCAGGTCGTCGATCATCTGAAGACGCCACGCAAGACACGTCTGCTGGTGCGAGGTGACTTCCTGAATCCTGCGGATGAAGTTCAACCGAATACCCCCGCCGTGCTGCCTCCGGTGCAGTCAGAAAACCCATCGCGTCTGGATCTGGCCCGCTGGCTGTTCAATCCACAGCATCCCTTAACGGCCCGAGTCACAGTCAACCGGATCTGGAGCCGCTATTTCGGACGAGGTATCGTCCCCACGATCAACGACTTCGGCACACAGGGGGAAGCCCCCTCGCATCCCGAACTGCTGGACTGGCTGGCCACCCAGTTTCGTGAACAGAACTGGAGCCTGAAACAGCTGCACCGGCTGATCGTGACCTCCGCCACTTATCGCCAGTCTTCCGAAAAACGTCCGGAACTGGCGGAACGCGATCCCTACAATGCCTGGTTGTCACATCAGAACCGTTTGCGGGTCGAGGCGGAAATCATCCGCGATGAGGCCCTCTCGGTCAGTGGTCTGCTCAAGCATAAGATTGGCGGCCGGAGTGTGAACCCACCACAGCCCGAGGGTATCGCCAGTCTGGGATATGCGAATTCCGTCAAGTGGCCGACCAGTAAAGGTGACGACCGTTATCGAAGGGGGCTTTATACGTTCTTCCAGCGAACAGTGCCCTACCCGATGCTGATGACCTTCGATTCCCCTGATTCCAATTTGAGCTGTACTCGACGCGAGCGTTCCAATACGCCATTGCAGGCTTTGACTATCTGGAACGATCCGGTCTTCTTTGAATGCTCCCAGGCACTCGGTCCGCGGATTGTGAGTGAAACACAGGGAAAGAACAGCAGCCTGGAACAGCGGATTCAACATGCGTTCGAACTCTGCCTGACCCGGGAACCTGCGGAGTCAGAAGTCGAAATCATCAAACAGCTCTACCAGGAACAGACCCGACTGTTAAAGTCCGATCCCAAACTGGTAAGTGAACTGACCAGCAAACAGACGATTCCCGCGGGCAGTACCCCGCAGGAGGTCGCGGCCTGGATCATCATCGGCCGGGTGCTCCTGAACCTGGATGAGTTCGTCACCCGCAGCTAG
- a CDS encoding PIG-L family deacetylase, which translates to MMLLLRNAFTPLLLLACPLLILPSALSAADNEPLRIICFGAHPDDAEYKNGGTAALWAEQGHKVKLVSVTNGDIGHFEMAGGTLAQRRSAEVKAAGKILGVETEVLDIHDGELLPTLENRKKIVKLIREWKADLVISHRPWDYHPDHRYVGVLVQDAAFMVTVPYFCPDVPRLKKNPVFMYSSDGFQKPYPFRPDVVVALDNVFEKKLKAVAQLVSQSLEGGAGGSPERAAKVPPANPPELRVEHLRPSWTRRQSNEANKYRTELINIYGEDVGKQVKYAESFELCEYGSRPNKQALLKLFPIEASIPKTDE; encoded by the coding sequence ATGATGCTGCTACTGCGAAACGCCTTCACCCCCCTGTTACTACTCGCGTGCCCTCTGCTGATTCTCCCCTCCGCGCTTTCTGCAGCAGACAACGAACCGCTGCGGATTATCTGCTTTGGTGCGCATCCGGATGATGCAGAATACAAAAACGGAGGCACCGCGGCTTTGTGGGCCGAACAGGGACATAAAGTCAAACTGGTTTCAGTCACGAATGGTGACATCGGTCATTTTGAAATGGCCGGTGGTACGCTGGCCCAGCGTCGTAGCGCAGAAGTCAAAGCCGCGGGTAAAATCCTGGGAGTGGAAACAGAAGTTCTGGATATCCACGATGGCGAACTGCTGCCGACTTTGGAGAACCGAAAAAAAATCGTCAAACTGATCCGGGAATGGAAAGCGGATCTGGTCATCTCACATCGTCCGTGGGACTACCATCCCGACCATCGTTATGTTGGTGTGCTTGTGCAGGACGCCGCGTTCATGGTGACGGTCCCCTACTTCTGCCCGGATGTCCCGCGGCTGAAAAAGAACCCTGTGTTCATGTATTCGAGTGATGGCTTTCAGAAACCCTATCCATTCCGACCGGATGTCGTTGTCGCCTTAGACAATGTATTTGAAAAGAAACTGAAAGCAGTTGCCCAACTGGTATCACAGTCTCTGGAAGGAGGCGCAGGTGGCAGTCCAGAACGCGCCGCTAAGGTACCTCCCGCGAATCCCCCGGAACTGCGTGTCGAACACCTCCGCCCTTCCTGGACACGACGTCAGTCGAATGAAGCCAACAAGTACCGCACAGAGCTGATTAACATTTACGGCGAAGACGTTGGTAAGCAGGTCAAATACGCCGAATCGTTCGAACTCTGCGAATACGGTTCACGCCCCAACAAACAGGCGTTACTCAAACTGTTTCCGATTGAAGCATCGATTCCCAAGACAGACGAATAA
- a CDS encoding phosphotransferase → MEREITAENVIEYLREQGQLKPDEQADAEALAWGVSNIVIRIDRAADADFVIKQSRKQLRTQAEWFSQLERIWRELEVMQELEQLLPAGVVPRVLFEDRDNYLFAMEAIAADHRVWKAELLDGRVEQTVARELGSFLSAIHRKSFLQERYQQQWGDWEIFDQLRIDPFYRFIVRSHPEIKEWVAELIEEMSANRLCLVLADFSPKNILITDEQIHLVDFETAHFGDPAFDLGFFLSHLLLKAIHFQAEGTRCIELAETFWESYLSTEVVVPLESGPETAKMEEPQIGQRTIKHLAACMLARVDGKSTVDYLSSAQQDQVRSFALSLILDAPASLPQAFQRLREMLIS, encoded by the coding sequence ATGGAGCGGGAGATCACTGCGGAGAACGTGATTGAGTATCTCAGGGAACAAGGGCAGCTGAAACCTGACGAGCAGGCTGATGCCGAGGCATTGGCCTGGGGAGTCTCCAATATCGTCATTCGTATAGATCGGGCAGCGGACGCCGATTTTGTGATCAAGCAGTCCCGCAAACAGCTGCGGACCCAGGCAGAGTGGTTCAGTCAGCTGGAACGGATCTGGCGCGAACTGGAAGTGATGCAGGAACTGGAGCAACTCTTACCCGCGGGGGTGGTCCCGCGGGTGCTGTTCGAGGATCGGGACAACTACCTGTTCGCCATGGAAGCCATCGCTGCGGATCACAGAGTCTGGAAAGCAGAGCTGCTGGACGGCCGAGTAGAACAAACGGTGGCCCGCGAATTAGGGAGTTTTCTGAGCGCCATCCACAGAAAGTCGTTTCTCCAGGAACGCTATCAGCAGCAGTGGGGGGACTGGGAGATCTTTGACCAGCTGCGCATCGATCCTTTTTACCGGTTCATTGTTCGCTCACATCCTGAAATTAAAGAATGGGTTGCAGAACTGATCGAGGAAATGTCCGCGAATCGCCTCTGTCTGGTACTGGCGGACTTTAGCCCCAAGAATATCCTGATCACCGACGAGCAGATCCATCTGGTCGATTTTGAGACGGCCCATTTTGGTGATCCGGCTTTTGACCTGGGATTCTTTCTGAGTCATCTCCTGCTCAAGGCCATTCATTTTCAGGCAGAGGGAACACGCTGTATTGAGTTGGCAGAAACATTCTGGGAGTCCTACCTCAGCACTGAGGTCGTCGTGCCTCTGGAATCGGGACCAGAGACTGCTAAAATGGAAGAACCACAGATCGGACAGCGGACCATCAAACATCTGGCAGCCTGCATGCTGGCCCGCGTCGATGGCAAGAGTACGGTCGATTACCTCTCCAGCGCACAGCAGGATCAGGTTCGATCTTTCGCACTATCGCTGATTCTGGACGCACCGGCATCACTGCCGCAGGCATTTCAAAGACTGCGCGAGATGCTGATCTCCTGA
- the eno gene encoding phosphopyruvate hydratase produces MTQIEYVQAREVFDSRGNPTVEVEICCANCRPGRAIVPSGASTGKFEAVELRDEDPARFDGLGVTRAVENVRRDIADALIGQDAADQRAIDDRLRELDGTENKSRLGANAILGASLAAAYASAEAQQQSPVERFAEIWSDYLESQTGVESAQRARTSLLAQSMSLPLPMVNMISGGLHAGRNLDFQDFLILPVGATSYRQAFEWIVTIYRRLGQILNKTGHEGTLIGDEGGYGPKLSCNSEAVKYVVGAIEAAGLTPGDDVAIGLDVASTHFYDAESNTYHLNATGEEALSADDVINMLERWVDTYPIVSIEDGLAEDDWEGWKKLTERLGHRVQLIGDDLFVTNRQRLQQGISSQTANSVLVKLNQIGTLTETLETLRMAIDHGYWPVVSARSGETEDTTIADLVVATGAGQLKVGSVGRSERLAKYNQLLRLEELLADRAPYHGGGIFSSLQR; encoded by the coding sequence ATGACACAAATCGAGTATGTTCAGGCACGCGAAGTTTTTGACAGTCGGGGTAATCCCACGGTGGAGGTCGAAATCTGTTGTGCCAATTGTCGTCCGGGACGGGCCATCGTTCCCAGTGGCGCCAGTACCGGAAAGTTTGAAGCCGTCGAACTGCGAGATGAAGACCCTGCCCGCTTTGACGGACTGGGAGTGACCCGCGCTGTCGAGAATGTCCGCCGCGATATAGCGGATGCACTGATCGGTCAGGATGCCGCTGACCAGCGGGCCATTGATGATCGGCTTCGCGAACTGGACGGAACAGAAAACAAATCACGACTGGGGGCAAACGCGATTCTGGGGGCCTCCCTGGCCGCAGCTTATGCTTCTGCCGAGGCACAGCAGCAGAGCCCCGTGGAACGGTTTGCGGAAATCTGGTCGGACTACCTTGAGTCGCAGACTGGTGTTGAATCGGCACAGCGGGCGCGAACCTCGCTCCTGGCACAGTCGATGTCACTGCCGCTCCCGATGGTTAACATGATCTCGGGAGGACTGCACGCAGGTCGCAATCTTGATTTCCAGGACTTCCTGATTCTGCCGGTCGGAGCGACCTCGTATCGTCAGGCCTTTGAATGGATCGTGACTATCTACCGTCGGCTGGGACAGATCCTCAACAAGACCGGACACGAAGGCACCCTCATCGGCGATGAAGGGGGCTATGGTCCCAAACTCTCCTGCAACAGTGAAGCAGTCAAATACGTGGTCGGTGCCATCGAAGCCGCCGGCCTGACACCGGGCGATGATGTCGCCATCGGTCTGGATGTCGCCAGTACGCACTTCTATGACGCGGAGAGTAACACCTATCATCTGAATGCGACGGGGGAGGAAGCACTCTCAGCTGACGATGTGATCAACATGCTGGAACGCTGGGTCGACACCTATCCGATCGTCAGTATCGAAGACGGCCTGGCCGAAGATGACTGGGAAGGCTGGAAGAAACTCACCGAACGCCTGGGGCATCGCGTGCAGCTGATTGGCGACGATCTGTTCGTGACCAATCGACAGCGGCTGCAGCAGGGAATCTCCAGTCAGACTGCGAACAGTGTGCTGGTCAAACTCAACCAGATCGGCACTCTGACCGAAACGCTGGAAACTCTGCGGATGGCCATCGATCACGGTTACTGGCCCGTCGTCTCTGCACGCAGCGGAGAAACCGAAGATACCACCATCGCCGATCTGGTTGTGGCAACCGGCGCCGGCCAACTGAAGGTGGGCTCCGTGGGACGCAGCGAACGCCTCGCCAAATACAATCAGCTGCTGCGGCTCGAAGAACTGCTGGCGGATCGGGCCCCCTATCATGGCGGCGGAATCTTCTCCAGTCTGCAACGGTAG
- a CDS encoding serine/threonine-protein kinase, whose translation MSEATPGLESTESQLALDALTEAMEQFVSDWESAEEPPELRAYLSQTQPVPVFLLSELIKIDLEYRWQRFNFPKRLQEYLEEFPELQTASLPVDLLYEEYHLRRQNGFDVDPDEYLGYLPTGSPQLQQLFDLDHAYQTTSLFHKTRPQTWHQFQPGQTVDDFDLLTLLGQGAFARVFQARQNSMQRLVALKISEDSSDEPQTLAQFDHENIVRVFDQRILPDEKLRLLYMQYLPGGTLQSVIELIRKTAPAERSGSLLVSALNQSLELRGESRPTESVTYQTLNSLTWPETICWIGIRLAKALDYAHQKGVLHRDIKPANVLLTAEGVPKLADFNISFSSHVTGTTPAAYFGGSLAYMSPEQLEAYDPTHTRLPESLDERSDLFSLGLMLAELLTGKRPFDNPAMTDSWSSLLSQMIEQRKAGQSLQASPQHLPPDCPEHLITVLQKCLAPDPAERWSSGQELASQLELCLNPRAQQILFPSSKSWFARCTGCEVLIVILIVAIPNILAGLFNFFHNQKHIIEQLKNSQDAFWNIQTAINLIAYPTGLGLMGWLTWTLVRERAPKRTPAQPAAPPDTMLQKRCLRLGHYAALICTTLWIIAGIAYPVSMHYAIGSLPVSAYLHFLGSLVLCGLIAASYPFFGVTYFSLHTIYPQLIEQADFSQQSPEPLERLRKLSWVYLILAFLVPMFSIAALAILNLDDKLAIVLITVAGTLGAVSIFRVFQSLQADLDALIVLYSRNQRGPQSASLSGIN comes from the coding sequence TTGTCCGAAGCTACGCCAGGTCTTGAATCAACAGAGAGCCAGCTTGCGCTTGATGCGTTGACTGAAGCCATGGAACAGTTTGTTTCCGACTGGGAATCTGCAGAAGAACCGCCCGAGTTACGTGCTTATCTTTCACAAACGCAGCCGGTCCCGGTCTTTCTGTTGAGCGAGTTGATCAAAATTGACCTCGAATATCGCTGGCAGCGTTTTAACTTCCCTAAACGCCTGCAGGAATACCTTGAGGAATTCCCCGAACTGCAGACCGCGAGCCTGCCCGTCGATCTGCTCTATGAAGAATATCATCTCCGGCGGCAGAACGGGTTTGATGTCGATCCCGACGAATACCTGGGCTACCTCCCCACGGGTAGTCCACAACTGCAGCAACTCTTCGATCTGGATCATGCCTACCAGACCACCAGTCTGTTTCACAAGACCCGACCTCAGACATGGCATCAGTTTCAGCCCGGACAGACGGTAGATGATTTTGATCTGCTGACCCTGCTCGGTCAGGGTGCATTTGCCCGTGTCTTCCAGGCACGCCAGAATTCGATGCAGCGTCTGGTCGCTTTGAAAATCTCGGAGGATTCCAGCGACGAACCACAGACCCTGGCTCAGTTCGACCACGAAAATATCGTGCGAGTGTTTGACCAGCGCATCCTTCCCGATGAAAAACTGCGTCTGTTGTATATGCAATATCTGCCGGGAGGCACTCTGCAGTCAGTGATTGAACTGATTCGCAAAACGGCGCCCGCAGAACGTTCAGGCAGCCTGCTGGTTTCCGCTTTGAACCAGTCACTGGAATTGCGGGGAGAAAGCCGACCGACCGAGTCGGTCACCTACCAGACCCTGAATTCACTCACCTGGCCCGAGACGATCTGCTGGATCGGCATCCGGCTGGCCAAAGCGCTGGACTATGCCCATCAGAAAGGGGTCCTGCACCGCGACATCAAGCCTGCGAATGTGCTGCTGACTGCGGAGGGGGTTCCCAAACTGGCCGACTTCAATATCAGCTTCAGCTCGCATGTGACAGGGACGACGCCAGCCGCCTATTTCGGGGGCAGCCTGGCTTACATGTCGCCCGAACAGCTGGAAGCCTATGATCCCACGCATACACGTCTGCCCGAAAGCCTGGATGAGCGCAGCGATCTCTTTTCGCTGGGGCTGATGCTGGCCGAGTTGCTGACCGGAAAACGCCCCTTTGATAATCCTGCGATGACCGACAGCTGGTCCAGCCTACTCAGTCAGATGATCGAACAACGTAAAGCCGGTCAGAGCCTGCAGGCATCGCCTCAGCACCTGCCCCCTGATTGCCCCGAGCATCTGATTACCGTGCTTCAGAAATGCCTGGCTCCCGATCCTGCAGAGCGGTGGAGCTCGGGCCAGGAACTGGCCAGCCAGCTCGAATTATGCCTGAATCCACGTGCCCAGCAGATCCTGTTTCCTTCATCGAAAAGCTGGTTTGCCCGCTGCACCGGCTGTGAAGTATTGATCGTAATTTTGATCGTCGCTATACCGAACATTCTGGCGGGACTGTTTAACTTTTTCCACAACCAGAAGCACATCATCGAACAACTGAAAAATTCCCAGGACGCCTTCTGGAATATTCAGACCGCCATCAACCTGATCGCCTACCCGACCGGCCTCGGTCTGATGGGCTGGCTTACCTGGACACTGGTCAGAGAACGCGCGCCGAAACGAACACCTGCGCAACCCGCTGCGCCACCAGATACGATGTTGCAGAAACGCTGTCTGCGACTCGGGCACTATGCCGCCCTGATCTGTACCACGCTCTGGATCATTGCAGGGATCGCCTACCCGGTGAGCATGCATTACGCCATCGGTTCGCTGCCGGTCTCTGCGTATCTGCATTTCCTGGGATCTCTTGTACTCTGCGGTTTGATTGCCGCCAGTTACCCGTTTTTTGGCGTCACCTATTTCAGCCTGCACACGATTTATCCGCAGCTGATCGAGCAGGCAGATTTCAGCCAGCAATCTCCTGAACCACTGGAGAGACTCAGAAAATTGAGCTGGGTCTATCTGATCCTGGCGTTCCTGGTGCCGATGTTCAGTATCGCCGCCCTGGCGATATTAAACCTGGATGATAAACTCGCCATCGTGCTGATCACAGTCGCAGGCACACTGGGAGCGGTCAGTATCTTTCGCGTTTTTCAGTCGCTTCAGGCTGACCTGGATGCGCTCATCGTACTCTACTCCCGGAACCAGCGTGGTCCACAGTCGGCTTCGCTTTCCGGAATCAACTGA
- a CDS encoding sigma-70 family RNA polymerase sigma factor translates to MAADIEELIQQIQQGSEPALLEFLEIHRAPLLAFINKNMSDALKSKVEANDILQEVSLNAVSTFSEFDFEKKTPFNWLCHLAERRIIDNHRKYFQVQKRAAGREVRQPAGGDGAGQGFMDLLVASMTSPSQAFSRGAREMKLLTALESLPEESREAIRLKYVEGLNSSEIADQLGKSDVAVRVLVSRAMAKLQEQLRQEDEFKSLLGS, encoded by the coding sequence ATGGCGGCAGATATTGAAGAATTGATCCAACAGATTCAGCAGGGCAGCGAACCGGCGCTGCTGGAATTTCTCGAAATCCATCGCGCCCCTTTGCTGGCGTTCATTAACAAGAACATGAGCGATGCGCTGAAATCCAAAGTGGAAGCGAACGACATTCTGCAGGAAGTCTCGCTGAATGCTGTCTCAACATTTTCTGAATTTGATTTTGAAAAGAAAACACCCTTCAACTGGCTCTGTCATCTCGCAGAACGCCGGATCATTGATAATCACCGCAAATACTTCCAGGTGCAGAAACGAGCCGCCGGCCGAGAGGTTCGTCAGCCGGCTGGCGGTGATGGAGCAGGGCAGGGCTTTATGGATCTGCTGGTAGCGAGTATGACCAGCCCCAGCCAGGCGTTCTCCCGCGGTGCCCGGGAAATGAAACTTCTGACCGCACTGGAGTCACTTCCCGAGGAAAGTCGCGAGGCCATTCGACTCAAATATGTCGAAGGGCTCAATTCCAGTGAAATTGCTGACCAGCTGGGTAAATCAGATGTCGCTGTGCGGGTGCTCGTCAGCCGTGCGATGGCGAAGCTGCAGGAGCAGCTTAGACAGGAAGATGAATTTAAAAGTCTGCTGGGCAGCTGA